DNA from bacterium:
CGGTGCAGCACGTCCGCGTAGCGCGGGGAGACATCGCAGGAGTTGACGCCGAGCTGGCGCCGCTGCTCCGCCGAGAGCGAGCGGAAGCCGCCGCGGCCCACCTGCTCCACGATGGCCGTGGCGATGTTCAGCCCGATCAGCGGGATGCGCTCCTGGCGCGCGTAGAGCAGGATGTCCCGGTACTGCTCGAAGAGCGGGGGGTCCCAGTTGCCGTCGTAGAGCCCGCGCAGCGCCTTCATGTCGAGGGTGCCGGCGACCCAGCGATCGAGCTGCGGCTGCGCGTCCCTGCGGAACATCTCCATGCCCACGGCGAGAGGCACGCCGGTCTCCTGCAGCGCCTGCATGATCGTGCGCTGGGCGACGTGGTCCTCGGCCCGGTCGTGGCGCTCCCCGAAGAAGATCACCCGCGCGCCCCTGAGGCTCGCGATCAGCTGCGCGGTCGACAGCGTGCTGGCGTCGCGCAGCCGGAAGATGAGCTTGGCGTGCGCTGCGGGCGGCGCCCACGCCGCGAGGAAGGCGAGGAGGGCGGCCAGGACCGCGGACCGGCGTGTCATGGCTCGTTCGCGGGATGCCCCCCCGCCGTTCGTCCGTCAGCGGGCGGGCCGGCGGCCGGGCGCGTGAAACGCTCGATCAGCTCGCGGTGCGCCGGATGCCGCGCGAGCAGCTCCGCACGCGCCAGCAGCTCGAAGTCCGCGAACTCGAACCCGGGCGCGACGAAGCACGCCGCGAGCGCCCACCCCCCGCGGGGCCGCGCCGCCTGCAGGCACCCGGGCGGCACGACGGCCAGCGGCTCGCCGCCGCCGGACGCAGGGCCGATGGTGCGGATGTCGGGCGCGTCCGCGACGATCGCCAGCTCCAGCGGCGCGCCGTCGAGGTGCACCCAGACCTCCTCGGAGCGCACGCGGTGGAAGGTCGAGAACTCCCCCTCCTCGAGCAGGAAGTGGATGATCGTCAGCGCGCAGCGCGCCCCCGGGTAGCCCGGCGGCGTCCCGACCGTCGCCCGCGAGCGGTGGACCTCGCGGTACCACCCGCCCTCGGGGTGCGGCACGAGGCGCAGGCGGCGGATGACGTCCGCCGCCGAACCGGGCGAAGCGCCGCCATCAACTGGCTGATTTGGCGCT
Protein-coding regions in this window:
- a CDS encoding ChaN family lipoprotein — translated: MTRRSAVLAALLAFLAAWAPPAAHAKLIFRLRDASTLSTAQLIASLRGARVIFFGERHDRAEDHVAQRTIMQALQETGVPLAVGMEMFRRDAQPQLDRWVAGTLDMKALRGLYDGNWDPPLFEQYRDILLYARQERIPLIGLNIATAIVEQVGRGGFRSLSAEQRRQLGVNSCDVSPRYADVLHR
- a CDS encoding cupin domain-containing protein, with translation MSAPNQPVDGGASPGSAADVIRRLRLVPHPEGGWYREVHRSRATVGTPPGYPGARCALTIIHFLLEEGEFSTFHRVRSEEVWVHLDGAPLELAIVADAPDIRTIGPASGGGEPLAVVPPGCLQAARPRGGWALAACFVAPGFEFADFELLARAELLARHPAHRELIERFTRPAAGPPADGRTAGGHPANEP